From the Brachyhypopomus gauderio isolate BG-103 chromosome 5, BGAUD_0.2, whole genome shotgun sequence genome, one window contains:
- the LOC143514607 gene encoding homocysteine-responsive endoplasmic reticulum-resident ubiquitin-like domain member 2 protein: MEQGVVDSPVILVIKAPDQKYDDQTINCFLNWTVEKLKTHLSNVYPSKPRSKDQRLVYSGKLLQDHCKLRDVLRKQDEFHMLHLVCASRSPPPSPTTRRRSAGSGVQATNSGSPAPANNTHPASGHQTLDRLTQTVAPAYNHASLQGYAWFPWMAEGRANPDMPHYPLYHPRTLLWWQQLYTWHYHRSYQMWATTSLRPSQPVAPPTAVLPREGRGVAHDVPQNAPAREGQNEEEVNRDWLDWVYTASRAIILLSIVYFYSSFSRFVMVMGAMLLLYLHQAGWLPFNLDHELQDLADPANQDEANVENHNDLQDVERLADEDVEEEEQRGEGTEAAEEGGVNAGFLSSAWSFITTFFASLIPEGIPNAMN; encoded by the exons ATGGAACAAGGGGTTGTGGATAGTCCTGTGATCCTAGTCATCAAAGCACCTGATCAGAAGTATGATGACCAGACTATTAACTGTTTCTTGAACTGGACAGTAGAGAAACTGAAGACCCACCTTTCTAATGTTTATCCCAGCAAGCCT CGCTCGAAGGATCAGAGGCTGGTGTATTCTGGGAAGCTGCTTCAGGATCACTGTAAGCTCAGAGACGTGCTCCGAAAG cagGATGAGTTCCACATGCTGCATCTAGTGTGTGCGTCACGCAGTCCGCCCCCCTCACCCACCACACGCAGGAGGAGCGCAGGCAGCGGTGTGCAAGCCACG AACTCTGGAAGCCCTGCCCCTGCTAATAACACCCACCCAGCGTCTGGACACCAGACCCTAGACAGGCTGACGCAAACCGTGGCACCTGCCTACAACCATGCGTCTCTACAAGG GTATGCGTGGTTTCCGTGGATGGCCGAGGGCAGAGCCAATCCTGACATGCCCCATTACCCACTGTACCACCCCAGGACCCTGCTCTGGTGGCAACAGCTCTACACGTGGCACTACCACAGGAGCTa tcaaaTGTGGGCCACCACATCCCTTAGACCCTCACAGCCGGTAGCCCCGCCCACAGCTGTCCTGCCCAGAGAGGGGCGGGGCGTTGCCCATGACGTCCCTCAGAATGCCCCTGCTCGGGAGGGGCAGAACGAGGAGGAAGTGAACCGTGATTGGCTCGACTGGGTGTACACGGCGTCCCGAGCTATCATTCTCCTCAGCATCGTGTATTTCTATTCGTCCTTTAGCCGATTCGTCATGGTAATGGGAGCGATGCTGCTGCTGTACCT GCATCAAGCTGGCTGGTTGCCCTTTAACCTGGACCATGAACTACAGGACCTTGCAGACCCGGCTAATCAGGATGAGGCAAATGTCGAGAACCACAATGACCTGCAGGACGTG gaaagACTGgcagatgaagatgttgaggaagaggagcagagaggagaaggCACAGAAGCTGCAGAGGAAGGAGGTGTAAACGCAGGCTTCCTCTCTTCTGCTTGGTCGTTCATCACCACCTTCTTTGCCTCTCTAATTCCTGAGGGCATTCCCAATGCCATGAACTGA
- the LOC143514608 gene encoding uncharacterized protein LOC143514608, producing MNHKTVIVKLYLHGLCTTGSDNPSDHLPIERKKAAIDSLYRSIFRQNPQNTDSLTHSLTHSPTHPLTHSLTHSLIHSPTHSLTHTLTHSSTHSLTHTLIHSLTHSPTHSFTHSLTHPLTHSLTHSLTHSHTHSLIHSHTHSLTHCHSHTHSSTHSLAHSLTHTFTHSPTLTHTLTHSLIHSHTHSLTHCHSHTHPLTHSLTHSLTHSLTHTLTHSHTHSLIHSLTHTLIHSLTHSHIHSLTHSHSHTHSLTHPLSLTYSLIHSLTHSYTHTLTHSPIHSHTHSLTHSLTHSLIHSPTHLLAHSLTHSLTHSLTHSQTHQPCPLINYPHISLFHSPIPVYLPLSCWALKHFELFLVLAFVNLSLSWSIKTF from the coding sequence ATGAATCATAAGACTGTTATAGTCAAGCTGTACCTCCATGGGCTGTGCACAACTGGATCTGATAACCCATCAGATCATTTGCCCATAGAGAGGAAAAAAGCTGCTATTGATTCTTTATACCGCAGCATTTTTAGACAAAATCCTCAGAAcactgactcactcactcactcactcactcactcacccactcacccactcactcattcactcactcactcactcatccactcacccactcactcactcactcacacactcactcactcatccactcactcactcactcacacactcatccactcactcactcactcacccactcactcattcactcactcactcactcatccactcacccactcactcactcactcactcacacactcacacactcactcactcatccactcacacactcactcactcacccactgtcactcacatactcactcatccactcactcactcgctcactcactcactcacacattcactcactcacccactctcactcacacactcactcactcactcatacactcacacactcactcactcacccactgtCACTCACATACtcatccactcactcactcgctcactcactcactcacccactcactcactcacacactcactcactcacacactcactcactcatccactcactcactcacacactcatccactcactcactcactcacacattcactcactcacccactctcactcacacactcactcactcactcacccactctcactcacatactcactcatccactcactcactcactcatacactcacacactcactcactcacccattcactcacacactcactcactcactcactcactcacacactcactcatccactcacccactcacttactcgctcactcactcactcactcactcacacactcactcactcactcacaaacacatcagCCCTGTCCCTTGATCAATTACCCACATATTAGTTTATTTCATTCACCCATCCCTGTTTATCTCCCACTGAGCTGTTGGGCTCTTaagcactttgagttgttcTTGGTGCTTGCTTTTGTGAACTTGAGTCTGAGCTGGAGCATAAAGACTTTCTAA